In Bosea sp. PAMC 26642, the DNA window GCCACCGCCTGGCTCATCTCGTCGATGCCGTTGGCCTGCTCGGCCGAGGCCGTCGAGATCTCGGCGATGGTCGAGGCGACCTTGCGCGAGGCCTCGAGGATGCGGGCCAGTTGCTCGCCGGCCTGGCGCACGAGCTTGACGCCGCCGGTGACCTCCTCGTTGGAGGACGAGATCAGTCCGGAGATGTCCTTGGCCGCCGAGGACGAGCGCTGCGCCAGCGTGCGCACCTCGGAGGCCACGACCGCAAAACCCTTGCCGGCGTCGCCGGCACGCGCGGCCTCGACCGCCGCGTTCAGCGCCAGCAGATTGGTCTGGAAGGCGATGTCGTCGATCACCCGGATGATGTCGGAGATCTTCTGCGAGGCGGTCTCGATGCGCGCCATCGCCGCCACGGCTTCAGTCGCGATCGCGCCGCCCGACTGCGCCGCCTGCATCGCCTCGTCGGCGATCGTCGCCGCCTGGCGCGCCCCTTGCGCCGAGGCCTTCACCGAGGCCGCGAGTTCCTCGGTCGTGGCGGCCGTCTCCTCCAGGCTCGAGGCCTGCTCCTCGGTGCGCTTCGACAGATCGTCGGCGCCCATGTTGATCTCGCGTGCGGCCAGACCGACATCCGAGGAGGTCGTCTGGATCGTGCGCACCGTCGTCGACAGCCGGTCGACCGTCTCGTTGATCGCGCCCTTCAGCTCGGCGAACTTGCCGAGGTAGCCCGTCTCGATCCGGCTCGTCAGATCGCCGCCGGCCACAGCCTGCAAGGCCAGGGCGAACTCGGATGTGGCCGAATCGACCACCGCGTTGATCTCGTTGATGCCGGAGACCAGCTTCTGCATCTGCTCATCGGCGTGGTCGATCTGCAGCCGCGCCGAGAAATCGCCCGCGGCCGCAGCCGCGACCACCTCGCCGACATCGGAAACCACCGCCTCCATCGACTGCGCCCGCGCCAGACGCGCCGCCGAAGCCGTGCGCTCCTGATCCTCCAGCGCACGGACGCGCAATCCGTTTTCCATGAAGACGGTCAGGGCACCGGCCATCGCGCCGATCTCGTCTTGCCGCTCTCCATAAGGAACGGCAACGGACAGATCGCCGTCGGCCATGGACTTCATGACCTTGGTCATATGCGCGATCGGCGTCGTCACACGCGACCGTATCAGCCCGTAGCCGAAGGCGGTCAGCAGGAGAGCGCCGACGAACAGCACGGAATATTTACCGAGCGTCCAGGACGCGGCCTCGGCATCGGCGGAGGCGCGGCGATTGAGCACGGTGATCGCCGCGCTGGCGACATCGCCGATGGTATCGAGGGCTGGGACCACGACCTCCCGCCATTTCTCGGTGCTCATCTC includes these proteins:
- a CDS encoding methyl-accepting chemotaxis protein — encoded protein: MSIKTMLAGMIGIMGLVVAGLSGQQMWTSYWQRDAAMQAASLSTLNKDLFEALVAARYERSSLQTSVIQPPETNQTSVKTYMERRKEVDDAMTDAQPALDKASAATMKAAAGTLRSAYADYRKLREQVDAEARIAPANREKGLSAKVQTVGEAYLQSLEGASATVENEIRAINPNLSELVIIRALAWSVRAVTGTSAAMVSTTLAQNRAFDARESRAVVIADARGSFSWDSMRAIAEAPQVAPEIKAAVAKANSTFFGGPFKEMRDSLVQKMTTAPAEMSTEKWREVVVPALDTIGDVASAAITVLNRRASADAEAASWTLGKYSVLFVGALLLTAFGYGLIRSRVTTPIAHMTKVMKSMADGDLSVAVPYGERQDEIGAMAGALTVFMENGLRVRALEDQERTASAARLARAQSMEAVVSDVGEVVAAAAAGDFSARLQIDHADEQMQKLVSGINEINAVVDSATSEFALALQAVAGGDLTSRIETGYLGKFAELKGAINETVDRLSTTVRTIQTTSSDVGLAAREINMGADDLSKRTEEQASSLEETAATTEELAASVKASAQGARQAATIADEAMQAAQSGGAIATEAVAAMARIETASQKISDIIRVIDDIAFQTNLLALNAAVEAARAGDAGKGFAVVASEVRTLAQRSSSAAKDISGLISSSNEEVTGGVKLVRQAGEQLARILEASRKVASTIAEISTASAEQANGIDEMSQAVAHLDEMTQQNAALAEQSAASAGSLTGKIGQLNDLVAAFRTGQDAPGRSTSPAGEPERLRKLAEAAFAQPRTAAPARAAAPARPAPAASPARKAAAGGRASDAGWEEF